The following proteins come from a genomic window of Micromonospora echinofusca:
- a CDS encoding MFS transporter, with protein MTVHPPRVSDARVRRLAATLYGYAFLSELVLLYPLYALLFSDTGLSVWQISSLFVIWSAASILLEVPSGAFADAVSRRLLLALAPLVTAAGFALWVLVPSYPAFAVGFVLWGAGGALASGALEALVFTELDRLGAAGRYARVIGRAKTAETLGVLASILLAGPAFALGGYPAVGAASVLACLLAAAVATRLPEHRRPMTAAPATSVPAGAEVDAGADPTGRDGATDEEDLGWWASLRAGLAEVHADRAVRAAVLLVAVVAAVWGALDEYTPLLARDTGVGEATVPLLLLFTWVGVAVGGLLAPAGERLTGRGYAGLLALSAVALAAGALLARPLGFALVAAAFCGFQLATVLADARLQARITGASRATVTSLAGMATDVTIIAVYGGYGLLATGAGNGVAFAVAAVPYLIVALLLVVRVGRPTRPRPAGGAQPGGGPQHPGRAG; from the coding sequence ATGACTGTCCACCCTCCGCGCGTGTCCGACGCGCGCGTCCGCCGGCTGGCGGCCACCCTCTACGGGTACGCGTTCCTCAGCGAACTCGTCCTGCTCTATCCGCTGTACGCGCTGCTGTTCAGTGACACCGGCCTGTCGGTCTGGCAGATCTCGTCGCTGTTCGTGATCTGGTCGGCCGCCAGCATCCTGCTGGAGGTGCCCTCCGGCGCGTTCGCCGACGCGGTGTCCCGGCGGCTGCTGCTCGCCCTCGCGCCGCTGGTCACCGCCGCCGGCTTCGCCCTCTGGGTGCTCGTGCCCTCGTACCCGGCCTTCGCCGTGGGGTTCGTGCTCTGGGGCGCCGGCGGGGCCCTCGCCTCGGGCGCGCTGGAGGCGCTGGTCTTCACCGAACTCGACCGCCTCGGTGCCGCCGGCCGCTACGCCCGCGTCATCGGCCGGGCGAAGACCGCCGAGACGCTCGGCGTGCTCGCCTCGATCCTGCTGGCGGGCCCCGCGTTCGCCCTCGGCGGCTACCCGGCCGTCGGCGCGGCCAGCGTGCTGGCCTGCCTGCTCGCCGCCGCCGTCGCCACCCGCCTGCCGGAACACCGCCGGCCGATGACCGCCGCGCCCGCCACCTCCGTGCCCGCCGGTGCCGAGGTCGACGCGGGAGCCGATCCGACCGGCCGCGACGGCGCGACGGACGAGGAGGACCTCGGCTGGTGGGCGAGCCTGCGCGCCGGGCTGGCCGAGGTCCACGCCGACCGGGCCGTGCGCGCGGCGGTGCTGCTGGTGGCGGTCGTGGCGGCGGTCTGGGGCGCCCTGGACGAGTACACCCCGCTGCTGGCCCGCGACACCGGCGTCGGCGAGGCGACCGTGCCGCTGCTGCTCCTGTTCACCTGGGTGGGGGTGGCCGTCGGCGGCCTGCTCGCCCCGGCGGGGGAGCGGCTGACCGGCCGGGGGTACGCCGGCCTGCTGGCGCTGTCGGCCGTGGCCCTGGCCGCCGGTGCGCTGCTCGCCCGGCCGCTCGGCTTCGCGCTGGTGGCCGCCGCGTTCTGCGGCTTCCAGCTCGCCACCGTGCTCGCCGACGCCCGGTTGCAGGCCCGGATCACCGGGGCCAGCCGGGCCACCGTCACCTCGTTGGCCGGAATGGCCACCGACGTCACGATCATCGCGGTCTACGGCGGGTACGGCCTGCTCGCCACCGGGGCCGGCAACGGGGTCGCGTTCGCGGTGGCCGCGGTGCCGTACCTCATCGTGGCACTGCTCCTGGTGGTGCGCGTCGGCCGGCCGACGCGCCCGCGGCCGGCGGGCGGGGCGCAGCCGGGCGGCGGGCCGCAGCATCCGGGCCGCGCCGGCTGA
- a CDS encoding FadR/GntR family transcriptional regulator yields the protein MESSSPGAVAAQLAPVEAGLHARVLDRLGTAICDGELAPGSVLNIDDLVDRYAVSRSVVREVLRVLASIGFIETRRRVGVMIRPSEHWNVFDPQVIRWRLASAGRIVQLRSITELRTAVEPHAAWLAASRVGHDEASDLVGLAAKMWAAGKAGDEERFLQLDIEFHRRILVASGNEMFVRLQDLIAEVLTGRHQHHLMPHHPHEQALQLHAEVAQAIQRRDGDRARRAMVQLMEQAFDEMSSIWEQTGETAGA from the coding sequence GTGGAATCGTCCTCTCCGGGGGCTGTGGCCGCCCAGCTCGCCCCTGTCGAGGCTGGCCTGCACGCACGCGTCCTCGACCGCCTCGGCACGGCCATCTGCGACGGGGAACTGGCGCCCGGGTCGGTCCTCAACATCGACGACCTGGTGGACCGCTACGCGGTGTCCCGCTCGGTCGTCCGCGAGGTGCTGCGCGTACTCGCCTCGATCGGTTTCATCGAGACCCGCCGCCGCGTGGGGGTCATGATCCGCCCGTCGGAACACTGGAACGTCTTCGATCCGCAGGTGATCCGCTGGCGGCTCGCCTCGGCCGGGCGCATCGTGCAGTTGCGCTCGATCACCGAGTTGCGTACCGCCGTCGAGCCGCACGCCGCCTGGCTGGCCGCCAGCCGGGTCGGCCACGACGAGGCGAGCGACCTGGTCGGGCTGGCGGCGAAGATGTGGGCCGCCGGCAAGGCCGGCGACGAGGAGCGCTTCCTCCAGCTCGACATAGAATTCCACCGCCGGATCCTGGTGGCCTCGGGCAACGAGATGTTCGTCCGGTTGCAGGACCTGATCGCCGAGGTGCTCACCGGCCGGCACCAGCACCACCTCATGCCGCACCACCCGCACGAGCAGGCCCTCCAGCTGCACGCCGAGGTGGCCCAGGCGATCCAGCGGCGCGACGGCGACCGCGCCCGACGCGCCATGGTGCAGCTCATGGAGCAGGCCTTCGACGAGATGAGCTCGATCTGGGAGCAGACCGGCGAGACCGCCGGCGCCTGA
- a CDS encoding sensor histidine kinase, with the protein MGSEATPEAATRRPMTTRRWLTVLLLTMTAIVLLGGGAGAAALRHTAGVSNHLADRIAPARTAVGQLDSGLLAQAAAVRGHVVTADPRFLDSYRQGVEGERTTMSRLRVLLADEPEALGDLERARRLADRWRAEFAERLIASRQAGATPQELAPLVTGDAQTFAAVRAELTGLVGRLDGIRDAGRDDLDAARALRDLTFVAILAALLVCGIVGSVLVRTRVLRPLDRLGASVRQVAGGDFRHRLRPDGPADIARLTSDVETMRRAVVEAWERSQHDRDALEQQADELRRSNEDLEQFAYVASHDLQEPLRKVASFCQMLERRYADQLDDRARQYIGFAVDGASRMQELINDLLTFSRIGRVYGDEREVDLAEVFAQAEANLSRAVEESGATIDRDPLPTVRGEPTLLTMLWQNLLGNAVKFRSPDRAPRIRVTVTDTAQGWSFAVEDNGIGIDPRYAEKIFVIFQRLHPRGAYPGTGIGLAVCKKVVEYHGGTLSLDEAYRDGTRFVFTLPRVPAAVVPGQPGQPAEESAAGV; encoded by the coding sequence GTGGGCAGCGAGGCGACTCCCGAGGCAGCGACCCGTCGTCCGATGACGACCCGCCGGTGGCTCACTGTCCTGTTGCTGACGATGACCGCCATCGTCCTGCTCGGCGGCGGGGCCGGCGCCGCCGCGCTGCGGCACACCGCCGGGGTCTCCAACCATCTCGCCGACCGGATCGCCCCGGCCCGCACCGCCGTCGGCCAGCTCGACAGCGGCCTGCTCGCCCAGGCGGCGGCCGTACGCGGCCACGTCGTCACCGCCGATCCGCGTTTCCTCGACTCGTACCGGCAGGGCGTCGAGGGCGAACGCACCACCATGTCGCGGCTGCGCGTCCTGCTCGCCGACGAGCCGGAGGCGCTGGGCGACCTGGAGCGGGCGCGTCGGCTGGCCGACCGCTGGCGCGCGGAGTTCGCCGAACGCCTGATCGCCTCCCGGCAGGCCGGCGCCACGCCGCAGGAGCTGGCGCCGCTGGTGACCGGGGACGCGCAGACCTTCGCGGCGGTGCGCGCCGAGCTGACCGGGCTGGTCGGCCGCCTGGACGGGATCCGCGACGCCGGTCGGGACGACCTCGACGCCGCCCGGGCGCTGCGGGACCTGACCTTCGTGGCGATCCTCGCGGCCCTGCTGGTGTGCGGGATCGTCGGCTCCGTGCTGGTGCGTACGCGGGTGCTGCGGCCCCTGGACCGGCTGGGCGCCTCGGTGCGTCAGGTGGCTGGCGGCGACTTCCGGCACCGGCTGCGGCCCGACGGTCCGGCCGACATCGCCCGGCTGACCAGCGACGTGGAGACGATGCGCCGCGCGGTCGTGGAGGCTTGGGAACGCAGCCAGCACGACCGCGACGCCCTGGAACAGCAGGCGGACGAGCTGCGCCGCTCCAACGAGGACCTGGAGCAGTTCGCGTACGTCGCCTCGCACGACCTTCAGGAGCCGCTGCGCAAGGTGGCGTCGTTCTGCCAGATGCTGGAGCGCCGCTACGCCGACCAGCTCGACGACCGGGCCCGGCAGTACATCGGCTTCGCCGTCGACGGGGCGAGCCGCATGCAGGAGCTGATCAACGATCTGCTCACCTTCTCCCGGATCGGCCGGGTCTACGGCGACGAGCGGGAGGTCGACCTGGCCGAGGTGTTCGCGCAGGCCGAGGCGAACCTGTCCCGGGCCGTGGAGGAGTCGGGCGCGACGATCGACCGCGACCCGCTGCCCACCGTACGGGGCGAGCCGACCCTGCTGACCATGCTGTGGCAGAACCTGCTGGGCAACGCGGTCAAGTTCCGCAGCCCGGACCGGGCGCCGCGCATCCGGGTGACCGTGACGGACACCGCCCAGGGCTGGTCCTTCGCCGTCGAGGACAACGGCATCGGCATCGACCCCCGGTACGCGGAGAAGATCTTCGTCATCTTCCAGCGGCTGCACCCCCGGGGCGCGTACCCGGGCACCGGCATCGGGCTGGCGGTGTGCA
- a CDS encoding carbohydrate ABC transporter permease, with protein sequence MSAVTTPVTRSPEARPPSPETPAWSRWANEHRKWLFAAPAMIFVAVLIIFPVAWTGYLSLTDAEGSVRAESEFIGFQNYLDVLRDTDRFWPAVWRTALFTGVVLFFEVVLGMAIALLLWRPFRGEKWVRVAILLPLVATPVAVGMMWRLIFDPNIGMANQVLGWVGIGPQPWLSGQNSALPTTMFIDIWQWTPMVVLILLAGLTSLSDEPQEAALIDGASTWQRFRHVTLPLLMPTVIVAILLRGIDALKTFDILYATKGRGGGSFHEVETLNVYAYGLSFDYNDYGVSSTVLIIFFLIIIGVMWALTYRKKGLNR encoded by the coding sequence ATGTCAGCCGTCACCACACCCGTCACACGATCGCCCGAGGCGCGCCCGCCGTCCCCCGAGACCCCGGCCTGGTCGCGCTGGGCCAACGAGCACCGCAAGTGGCTGTTCGCGGCACCCGCCATGATCTTCGTCGCGGTGCTGATCATCTTCCCGGTGGCGTGGACCGGATACCTCAGCCTGACCGACGCCGAGGGCTCGGTCCGCGCCGAGAGCGAGTTCATCGGCTTCCAGAACTACCTCGACGTGCTCCGCGACACCGACCGGTTCTGGCCGGCCGTGTGGCGCACCGCGCTCTTCACCGGCGTCGTGCTCTTCTTCGAGGTCGTCCTCGGCATGGCGATCGCCCTGCTGCTGTGGCGGCCGTTCCGCGGTGAGAAGTGGGTCCGGGTCGCGATCCTCCTGCCGCTGGTGGCCACCCCGGTCGCGGTCGGCATGATGTGGCGGCTGATCTTCGACCCCAACATCGGGATGGCGAACCAGGTGCTCGGCTGGGTCGGCATCGGCCCGCAGCCCTGGCTCTCCGGGCAGAACTCGGCGCTGCCCACGACGATGTTCATCGACATCTGGCAGTGGACGCCGATGGTCGTGCTGATCCTGCTCGCCGGCCTGACGTCGCTGTCCGACGAGCCGCAGGAGGCGGCGCTGATCGACGGCGCCAGCACGTGGCAGCGGTTCCGGCACGTCACGCTGCCCCTGCTGATGCCCACCGTGATCGTGGCGATCCTGCTGCGCGGCATCGACGCGCTGAAGACCTTCGACATCCTCTACGCCACCAAGGGGCGCGGCGGCGGGTCGTTCCACGAGGTGGAGACCCTCAACGTCTACGCCTACGGCCTCAGCTTCGACTACAACGACTACGGCGTCTCATCGACCGTCCTCATCATCTTCTTCCTGATCATCATCGGGGTGATGTGGGCCCTGACCTACCGCAAGAAGGGGCTGAACCGATGA
- the dgoD gene encoding galactonate dehydratase, with protein MTTIERVETFLVAPRWLFVRVETASGIVGWGEATCEGRSETVRTAVEQLSELLIGKDALRIEDHWQVMTKGSFYRGGPILASAVAGLDQALWDIAGKHFGAPVHQLLGGPVRDRIRVYGWVGGDEPSEVRDQIAAAVATGLTAVKMNASGRMSAVASVAELDAVVARVAAAREVLGDERDVAVDFHGRFSLATARRVAPLLEPYRPFFLEEPVVPENSHLIGEFVRSTTTPVSTGERLYNRQEFLPVLQAGIAVAQPDLSHAGGITEVRKIAALAEVYDAQLAPHCPLGPIALAACLQVGFATPNYLIQEQSIGIHYNLGAEVLDYCLDKTPLTFVDGYVERLTAPGLGIEIDEDAVRAADERGHAWRSPTWRHRDGSYAEW; from the coding sequence ATGACCACGATCGAACGGGTGGAGACCTTCCTCGTCGCGCCGCGCTGGCTCTTCGTCCGGGTCGAGACCGCCAGCGGGATCGTCGGCTGGGGCGAGGCGACCTGCGAGGGCCGCTCCGAGACCGTCCGCACCGCCGTCGAGCAGCTCAGCGAGCTGCTGATCGGCAAGGACGCGCTGCGCATCGAGGACCACTGGCAGGTCATGACCAAGGGCTCGTTCTACCGGGGCGGGCCGATCCTGGCCAGCGCCGTCGCCGGGCTCGACCAGGCGCTGTGGGACATCGCCGGCAAGCACTTCGGCGCGCCGGTGCACCAGTTGCTCGGCGGCCCGGTGCGCGACCGGATCCGGGTCTACGGCTGGGTCGGCGGCGACGAGCCGAGCGAGGTACGCGACCAGATCGCCGCCGCCGTCGCCACCGGCCTGACCGCGGTGAAGATGAACGCCTCCGGCCGGATGAGCGCCGTCGCGTCCGTCGCCGAACTCGACGCCGTGGTGGCGCGGGTGGCCGCCGCCCGCGAGGTGCTCGGCGACGAGCGCGACGTGGCCGTCGACTTCCACGGCCGGTTCAGCCTCGCCACGGCCCGCCGGGTCGCCCCGCTGCTCGAGCCGTACCGGCCGTTCTTCCTGGAGGAGCCGGTGGTGCCGGAGAACTCGCACCTCATCGGCGAGTTCGTCCGCTCCACCACCACGCCGGTGTCGACGGGGGAGCGGCTCTACAACCGGCAGGAGTTCCTGCCGGTGCTCCAGGCGGGCATCGCGGTCGCCCAGCCGGACCTGTCGCACGCCGGCGGCATCACCGAGGTCCGCAAGATCGCCGCGCTGGCCGAGGTGTACGACGCGCAGCTCGCCCCGCACTGCCCGCTCGGGCCGATCGCGCTCGCCGCCTGCCTCCAGGTCGGCTTCGCCACGCCGAACTACCTGATCCAGGAGCAGAGCATCGGCATCCACTACAACCTCGGCGCCGAGGTGCTGGACTACTGCCTCGACAAGACCCCGCTGACGTTCGTCGACGGGTACGTCGAGCGGCTCACCGCACCCGGCCTCGGCATCGAGATCGACGAGGACGCCGTACGCGCGGCGGACGAGCGCGGCCACGCGTGGCGCAGCCCCACGTGGCGCCACCGCGACGGCTCCTACGCGGAATGGTGA
- a CDS encoding ABC transporter substrate-binding protein — protein MRRRSVIGTSLAMVVALGLSACGGGGDDAGGSNTVRVTLVNHVWTENIKKALPEFEKQSGLKVEVTQLGEDQLSDQYNVKLNAGSTDLDVMMYRPLQEGKLFAKNKYLADLTEKSKSDSAFEVGDFQAGPVQATTYEDKVVGVPIITEQEVLYYRKDLLEKSGFTAPPKTLDELKAQAAKVEADNPGVAGFVARTGKSAAVTQFSSFLYSFGGDFVDASGKASVNTEQAKQAYAYYGGLLREHGPENISTDMSWSEAMAIFTQGKAAFYTEANSLYKNATDPTKSKVSDTVGFAAFPAGPAGSKPYNVPSWALGVNEASKNQDNAWKFIQWAAGKEQALAQQKAGVPSARTSVWENPEGAATYPKDLAEATTVSTANGVGHDRPLVEKVAQAREIVGQPIVDAITGKDAAASADAANEAFQKFLDDEAK, from the coding sequence GTGAGACGTCGATCAGTTATCGGGACTTCCCTGGCGATGGTCGTCGCCCTCGGCCTGTCCGCCTGCGGTGGCGGCGGGGACGACGCCGGCGGCTCGAACACCGTCCGGGTCACGCTGGTGAACCACGTCTGGACGGAGAACATCAAGAAGGCGCTGCCGGAGTTCGAGAAGCAGTCGGGCCTGAAGGTGGAGGTCACCCAGCTCGGTGAGGACCAGCTCTCCGACCAGTACAACGTCAAGCTCAACGCCGGGTCCACCGACCTGGACGTGATGATGTACCGGCCGCTTCAGGAGGGGAAGCTGTTCGCCAAGAACAAGTACCTCGCCGACCTGACCGAGAAGAGCAAGTCGGACAGCGCGTTCGAGGTCGGTGACTTCCAGGCCGGGCCGGTGCAGGCGACCACGTACGAGGACAAGGTGGTCGGCGTGCCGATCATCACCGAGCAGGAGGTCCTCTACTACCGCAAGGACCTGCTGGAGAAGTCCGGCTTCACCGCCCCGCCGAAGACCCTCGACGAGCTCAAGGCGCAGGCGGCGAAGGTCGAGGCGGACAACCCGGGCGTGGCGGGCTTCGTGGCCCGTACCGGCAAGTCGGCCGCGGTCACGCAGTTCTCCAGCTTCCTGTACAGCTTCGGCGGCGACTTCGTCGACGCCAGCGGCAAGGCCTCGGTCAACACCGAGCAGGCCAAGCAGGCGTACGCCTACTACGGCGGCCTGCTGCGCGAGCACGGCCCGGAGAACATCAGCACCGACATGAGCTGGTCCGAGGCGATGGCGATCTTCACCCAGGGCAAGGCGGCCTTCTACACCGAGGCCAACTCGCTCTACAAGAACGCCACCGACCCGACCAAGTCGAAGGTCTCCGACACCGTCGGGTTCGCGGCCTTCCCGGCCGGCCCGGCCGGCTCGAAGCCGTACAACGTCCCCTCCTGGGCGCTCGGGGTCAACGAGGCGTCGAAGAACCAGGACAACGCCTGGAAGTTCATCCAGTGGGCGGCCGGCAAGGAGCAGGCGCTGGCGCAGCAGAAGGCCGGCGTGCCCAGCGCCCGTACCTCCGTCTGGGAGAACCCGGAGGGCGCCGCGACCTACCCGAAGGACCTCGCCGAGGCCACCACGGTCAGTACCGCCAACGGCGTGGGCCACGACCGTCCGCTGGTCGAGAAGGTCGCCCAGGCGCGGGAGATCGTCGGTCAGCCGATCGTCGACGCGATCACCGGCAAGGACGCGGCAGCCTCGGCGGACGCTGCCAACGAGGCGTTCCAGAAGTTCCTCGACGACGAGGCGAAGTAG
- a CDS encoding mechanosensitive ion channel family protein, translated as MRDNFGDAVGDALRSVMLFLPKAVAFVAILVAGWLIAKAVLKIVDKVLERVGFDRAVERGGIRRALARSRYDASDIVAKLAYYGVLLVTLQLAFGIWGPNPISDLIAGVIAWLPRAFVAIVIVVVAAAIANAVKDIISGALGGLSYGRLLATIASVFILGLGVIAALNQIGVATAVTTPVLIAVLATVGGILVVGVGGGLVRPMQSRWESWLSRAEQESRQIATHARAYQAGRRDSEAHLAAGTTSGDPDATQVVSGPRVVADPDATQVVSASRVDADPTVPVPRQGEADTTQVTSPAAARPAAEDSEATMVIPPMGGEQRRR; from the coding sequence ATGAGAGACAACTTCGGCGACGCGGTGGGGGACGCCCTCCGGTCGGTGATGCTGTTCCTGCCCAAGGCCGTCGCCTTCGTGGCGATCCTGGTGGCCGGCTGGCTGATCGCCAAGGCCGTACTGAAGATCGTGGACAAGGTGCTGGAGCGGGTGGGCTTCGACCGTGCCGTGGAACGCGGCGGGATCCGTCGCGCCCTGGCCCGCTCCCGGTACGACGCCAGCGACATCGTCGCCAAGCTCGCCTACTACGGGGTGCTGCTGGTGACCCTCCAGCTGGCCTTCGGCATCTGGGGTCCCAACCCCATCTCCGACCTGATCGCGGGCGTGATCGCCTGGCTGCCCCGCGCCTTCGTCGCGATCGTCATCGTCGTGGTCGCCGCCGCCATCGCCAACGCGGTGAAGGACATCATCAGCGGTGCCCTGGGCGGGCTGTCGTACGGCCGGCTCCTCGCCACCATCGCCTCCGTGTTCATCCTCGGGCTGGGCGTCATCGCCGCGCTCAACCAGATCGGCGTGGCCACCGCCGTCACCACTCCCGTGCTGATCGCGGTGCTGGCCACCGTCGGCGGCATCCTCGTCGTCGGGGTGGGCGGCGGGCTGGTCCGTCCCATGCAGAGTCGCTGGGAGTCGTGGCTGAGCCGGGCCGAGCAGGAGTCGCGGCAGATCGCCACGCACGCCCGCGCCTACCAGGCCGGGCGCCGCGACAGCGAGGCGCACCTCGCCGCCGGGACCACGAGCGGCGACCCGGATGCCACGCAGGTGGTGTCCGGCCCCCGTGTCGTCGCGGACCCCGACGCCACCCAGGTGGTCTCCGCCTCCCGCGTCGACGCCGACCCGACCGTGCCGGTGCCGCGGCAGGGCGAGGCGGACACCACCCAGGTCACCTCGCCCGCCGCAGCCCGTCCGGCCGCCGAGGACAGCGAGGCCACCATGGTCATCCCGCCGATGGGCGGCGAGCAACGCCGCCGCTGA
- a CDS encoding carbohydrate ABC transporter permease: protein MKLRRPYKVFRTVALVLVVLSLIAPLVWMVAASLKTNVDIYDTEKAFVFSPTLDNYSNVLQQANYIQFIGNSLWVALAATVLSLLLGVPAAYSMSRFNMKKSALVVLMARVIPGVSLLVPWYYVFSNLQMVGGFTVLILSHMFVSLPLIVYIMMGYFDGLPTELEEAALVDGLTHIGAFRRITLPLSVPGIATAGILSFIFSWNNFMFALVLSGADTKTLPVAIFDFVGYASIDWGGLMAAATVVTLPIMLIALFVQKYVVSGLTAGATKG from the coding sequence ATGAAGCTGCGCAGGCCGTACAAGGTCTTCCGGACGGTCGCCCTCGTCCTCGTGGTGCTGTCGCTGATCGCGCCGCTGGTCTGGATGGTCGCCGCGTCGTTGAAGACGAACGTCGACATCTACGACACCGAGAAGGCGTTCGTCTTCTCCCCGACGCTGGACAACTACTCCAACGTCCTCCAGCAGGCCAACTACATCCAGTTCATCGGCAACAGCCTCTGGGTGGCGCTCGCCGCCACCGTGCTGTCGCTGCTGCTCGGGGTGCCGGCCGCGTACTCGATGAGCCGCTTCAACATGAAGAAGTCGGCGCTGGTCGTGCTCATGGCGCGGGTCATCCCCGGCGTCTCGCTGCTGGTGCCCTGGTACTACGTCTTCTCGAACCTGCAGATGGTCGGCGGGTTCACCGTGCTGATCCTCAGCCACATGTTCGTGTCGCTGCCGCTGATCGTCTACATCATGATGGGCTACTTCGACGGCCTGCCGACCGAGCTCGAGGAGGCGGCGCTCGTCGACGGGCTGACCCACATCGGCGCGTTCCGGCGGATCACCCTGCCGCTGTCGGTGCCGGGCATCGCCACCGCCGGCATCCTGTCGTTCATCTTCTCCTGGAACAACTTCATGTTCGCCCTCGTGCTGTCCGGGGCCGACACCAAGACGCTCCCGGTGGCGATCTTCGACTTCGTCGGTTACGCCAGCATCGACTGGGGCGGCCTGATGGCGGCGGCGACCGTGGTCACCCTGCCGATCATGCTGATCGCCCTGTTCGTGCAGAAGTACGTCGTCTCCGGCCTCACCGCCGGCGCCACGAAGGGCTGA
- a CDS encoding serine/threonine-protein kinase, with product MSGWQVSGYRPVRQLGAGASGRVDLAVHDATGTPVAIKYLTGGIGDDPTFRTAFRAEARLLAEIDDPHVSRLYEYVESPSGAAIVMELVNGVSLRQMLRAHGPTTPESALCVLKGSLAGLGAAHARGVVHRDYKPENVLVTAEGTSKLADFGIAMPVGGSSGVSVTGTPRYMAPEQWTGAPASPACDIYAATATFYECLTGRPPFDGRDLPTLRQQHARAPIPTDPAPVPVHDLLRHGMAKQPAERPQPAQVFLAVLEQVAAEAYGRRWEERGLRELARRAALLAALLPFPDGTGGATSLASTTFGGESGRWTWLRSGRARAALAGGGLAAALLLGGAGLSYAGREEPLPAAATPPPDVPAAPTGAPSVPATPTTGATPTPDLPATAPAPTATTAAPDGTGAPATSAPSPAAPTASTSASAAPVDTVAPSVGRVTASPDELDPRGCPYGPTSSTVSAVVSDDRTAAGELRVSLRYTVDGRTTEVPMASGARGVFRGVLGDLPRPAETTRIPVRVVAVDEAGNTSAEGSPVHVTLHPYCTPG from the coding sequence GTGAGCGGCTGGCAGGTCTCCGGCTACCGTCCGGTGCGGCAGCTCGGCGCCGGCGCGTCCGGCCGGGTGGACCTCGCCGTGCACGACGCGACCGGCACACCCGTCGCGATCAAGTACCTCACCGGCGGGATCGGCGACGATCCGACGTTCCGCACCGCGTTCCGCGCCGAGGCCCGGCTGTTGGCCGAGATCGACGACCCGCACGTCTCCCGCCTCTACGAGTACGTCGAGTCGCCCAGCGGGGCGGCGATCGTCATGGAGCTGGTCAACGGGGTGTCGCTGCGGCAGATGCTGCGCGCGCACGGACCGACGACGCCGGAGTCGGCGCTCTGCGTCCTCAAGGGCTCGCTGGCCGGGCTCGGCGCGGCGCACGCCAGGGGCGTCGTGCACCGCGACTACAAGCCGGAGAACGTGCTGGTCACCGCCGAGGGCACCAGCAAGCTGGCCGACTTCGGCATCGCCATGCCGGTGGGCGGGAGTTCGGGGGTCAGCGTCACCGGCACTCCCCGTTACATGGCGCCCGAGCAGTGGACGGGCGCGCCGGCCAGCCCGGCCTGCGACATCTACGCGGCCACCGCCACCTTCTACGAGTGCCTCACCGGCCGGCCGCCCTTCGACGGGCGGGACCTGCCGACCCTGCGCCAACAGCACGCCCGCGCGCCGATCCCCACCGACCCGGCTCCCGTTCCGGTGCACGACCTGCTGCGGCACGGCATGGCGAAGCAACCGGCCGAGCGACCGCAACCCGCCCAGGTCTTCCTGGCCGTGTTGGAGCAGGTGGCGGCCGAGGCGTACGGGCGGCGGTGGGAGGAGCGCGGCCTGCGCGAACTGGCCCGGAGGGCGGCCCTGCTCGCCGCCCTCCTGCCGTTCCCGGACGGCACGGGCGGGGCCACCAGCCTGGCCAGCACCACGTTCGGCGGGGAGTCGGGCCGGTGGACGTGGCTACGATCCGGCCGGGCCCGCGCGGCGCTGGCCGGCGGCGGGCTGGCGGCGGCGCTCCTGCTGGGTGGCGCCGGGCTCAGCTACGCCGGCCGCGAGGAGCCGTTGCCCGCCGCCGCGACCCCGCCACCCGACGTGCCGGCGGCCCCCACGGGCGCGCCGTCCGTCCCGGCCACCCCGACGACCGGGGCGACGCCGACGCCGGACCTGCCCGCCACTGCCCCGGCCCCGACCGCGACGACGGCGGCGCCGGACGGCACGGGCGCCCCGGCGACGTCCGCCCCCAGCCCCGCCGCACCGACCGCGTCGACCAGCGCCAGCGCCGCGCCGGTGGACACCGTCGCGCCCTCCGTCGGGCGGGTGACGGCCAGCCCGGACGAACTCGACCCCCGGGGCTGCCCGTACGGACCCACGTCCAGCACGGTGTCCGCTGTCGTCTCCGACGACCGTACGGCCGCGGGGGAGCTGCGGGTCAGCCTCCGGTACACGGTGGACGGTCGTACGACCGAGGTGCCCATGGCGTCGGGCGCGCGCGGAGTGTTCCGGGGCGTCCTGGGTGACCTGCCCCGGCCGGCGGAGACCACCCGGATCCCGGTCCGGGTCGTCGCCGTGGACGAGGCCGGCAACACCTCGGCCGAGGGTTCGCCGGTCCACGTGACGCTGCATCCGTACTGCACGCCGGGCTGA